GATCAGCACCGCCGCCTGGAACTCGGAAATGCGGTAGTTCCAGCCCACCAGGTTTTCCGGAAAATCGTTGTAGCCGGTTTCCTTGCGGCCACAATTCACCAGGCTGTGCAACCGTTGCATGTTCAGGTCGTCGTTGGTCAAGACGATGCCGCCCTCGCCCGCCGTCATCAGCTTGCTCGACTGGAACGAGAACGAACCGTAATCGCCGATCGACCCCAGGCCCTTGCCGCGCCAGCGGCCGCCGTGCGCGTGCGCGCAGTCCTCGATCAGGGCCAGCTTATGCTTTTTGGCGATTTCCGTCAGGCGGTCCAGGTCGGACGCCGAACTGCCCAGGTGTACGCAGATGACCGCCTTGGTCTTCGGAGTGATCTTCGCCTCGACGATGTCGGGGTCGATCGTGTAATCGCTCGCCTTGATGTCGGCGAACACCGGCACGCCGTTGGTGGTGACGACCGCCGCGGCGGTGGCGATCCAGGTGTAGGGCGGCACGATGACCTCGTCGCCGTATTTCAGGCCGGCGGCCCGCAGGCACATCTCCAGCGACACCGTGCCGTTGGCGCAGGCCACGCCGTACTTCGCGTCGTGCGCCTTGGCGAATTTTTCGTTCAACTCGCGCGCCTTGGTGTTTGGCGACGGGTAACCGCCCCAACTGCCGCTGTCGAGCACCTTCAGCAGCTCTTCCCGCTCCCGTTCGGTGAACGGCGGCCATTGGGGCCAGGGTTTGGCGCGTACCGGGGATCCGCCGTTGATTGCCAGCTTGCCCATGATTCCACTCCTTCATTCGCACGGAATATTTTTTCAGCGTTCGTAACACGAACCTTTAATTCGTGCGCATCGTATTTGAAGCACCGTTCAAAAGTCAATTTGAAAAATCGTGCTTGCCGAAGCAAACCGTACATTAAACGTTTCAAAAGGAAAATCCAAGCCGATACACCAGTTGGCCGAAGCCGAAACTGGCGGCGTTGGCGATGAACGACGCCGCCACCGCGCGCCAGAAGGGGATCGGCCGCGCCACCGTGAAAAACGTCAGGCTTTCGATGACGCCCACCAGCAACTCGCCGGTGACCACGTAAAACACGAAAGGCCTGCCCCCCAGGAGAACATGGGGAA
The sequence above is a segment of the Myxococcales bacterium genome. Coding sequences within it:
- a CDS encoding DegT/DnrJ/EryC1/StrS family aminotransferase, yielding MGKLAINGGSPVRAKPWPQWPPFTEREREELLKVLDSGSWGGYPSPNTKARELNEKFAKAHDAKYGVACANGTVSLEMCLRAAGLKYGDEVIVPPYTWIATAAAVVTTNGVPVFADIKASDYTIDPDIVEAKITPKTKAVICVHLGSSASDLDRLTEIAKKHKLALIEDCAHAHGGRWRGKGLGSIGDYGSFSFQSSKLMTAGEGGIVLTNDDLNMQRLHSLVNCGRKETGYNDFPENLVGWNYRISEFQAAVLIAQLEKLEERTARREKNADYLTAELDKIEGLETIKRDQRLTRQHHYQFIFKYHKEGFKGLSRDKFLAALEAEGIEFDGPFYVAIPGRPIFPVTADYYPAIRERYGEAITAEHAADCPVTQKAAWEEAVWVHYPYLMGGQEDIDDIIKAIKKIQENVGELL